Part of the Denticeps clupeoides chromosome 3, fDenClu1.1, whole genome shotgun sequence genome, GATTACTTGCCCCTTACTGCCCTGGTTGATGGACAGGTATtgtgttatttgtatttttttttataatttatttatgtattaattaaGCCGCGTAGTTTCATACCATTATCTCTGAGTTCTCATCAAGTTCAACAATTCGGTGGCTTCAGAAAGAGTGACTCACTGTAGAACTACATGAGCAAAGTCTCATTaatctgttttattaattatggGGAAGTTGTGCTTTCAGGGGCACAATGTTGACATGGCTATGAGCTAGGATTTACTCGTTATATAActtgcatgttttatatttatagccTAGTAATGCAAACCCAATTGATGGTGCTAATAATAAATAGGCTACATTTAGAATTGACATAAATGGGTCACCTTTAATTAATTATAGAAATATTATGAAGACAGCATTTCACCGCAGACATTAGGCAACTTTCTAGGTTTTCACgtcttcacattttattaattacttTTGCATGTATTGTTTTGTTGAGTCATATTTTTCATTAGCAAGATTAGTCTGTTTCAGAAAACCTCAAAAGAAGAAAAGGGCCATAATCTTACCAGACAAAAATTGTTTGAATAAATATACAACGGCAAAGCTAATTTAGAACAAGTAAAACTAACACCCCAAAAATGACAGTAGCTCAGGGTATAGTGCCTATTATAAACCCAGATATGGATTCCCCTAACATTTTccaaatattttgaataaaaaaaaaaaacaaatcctttTTGTCAAATTTAAATCATATCTTAATTAGAATACCACCTATCTtattttgggtggtagtagcctaggggtaacacactcgcctacgaaccagaagacccaggttcaaatcccacttactaccattgtgtccctgagcaagacacttaaccctgagttggtccagggggagactgtccctgtaactactgactgtaagtcgctctggataagggcgcctgataaatgctgtaaatgactgaTTTGCAgattttctgcattttcctGAAAATCTAAGGGAATCTTTATTGGAATTGGAATTCTTACAACTTGCTGAGTGGAGCCCAAGCTCACCCAGTCACTTTTTAAAAGATTGCCCTTTAAAAAGGAATAATCTTATTTTCTGTGTATTACTTTAGGTTTTACcgttgtacatttttacatcctCTCTACTCTAAATATAGCATCCGTCAGTCTAAATGTCTTGGTAGTTTTATTGCCCCCCCTAGTGAAAATAAGATGAATGGCCTTCCCTCAAAAACCtttaattaaacataaaaaaattgatttgttaATTTGGTATTGATATTTATGCTTTGACATTCTGTATGCTTTACCACAGCAAATCAGTGTAAACTTATCTTCTCGCCCACAGATATTCTGCCTGCATGGTGGGCTTTCACCGTCAATAGACACACTGGATCACATTCGAGCTCTTGACCGCCTGCAGGAGGTTCCACATGAGGTTGGTGTGTCTTGCAGTAATACAGTTTTATACAGTTTGTAGTTGTAAGTGATGGTCTGACTAACTAACAAGAAAGTTATCTATGCTCCTGGAGGTGACAACCCCATATGGGCAAACAAACCtacaattttaattatttcttcaTACCCCATGACAGCGTTCACTACAACCTCTGAGGTTTACTGTACTGTTGGCAGTAAAGCACTCCTTTGTGCTTTGGTTTATGTCATGCAGGAGATGATTGAACAAAAGGATTAATAACTATATTGGAAAAATAACTTCTCAGAAATACAATATGTGCTGACTGAAAGCTTTGAAAGTATGCTTCAAAATCTGTGCTCTAGAATGAGCAGATCAGAAGGATCGTCTTGTGCCAGTCAAATCTGGCAGTTGTAACCAAACCTAAGTTTAAAGGAAAAAATGGATCTCTTGCTGCTGCCAcctaaaatgtctttttattccAGGGGCCAATGTGTGACCTGCTGTGGTCAGATCCTGATGACCGTGGTGGCTGGGGAATCTCTCCCAGGGGAGCTGGTTACACCTTTGGACAGGACATCTCTGAAACATTTAACCATGCCAATGGTCTTACTCTGGTTTCCCGTGCCCATCAGCTTGTTATGGAGGTGAAGCATCTTTTCAGCCAATTAATCAGAtatgctgatttgttttgtgaTAATATTCTTCTGGAAAGATTATGAAATGTAAGAGAAATGAGCTTCAGGATTCATTTATTGTATACGGCTTAGCAATGTATTCATCTATGTCTCAGGACCTGAATAAATGGTGTAGTATAGATAGTGGTAGACTAACAGGTAAGCAAGCAGATCTGTAATCGgcaggttgccagttcgaaatCCGAGCCACCACAGTactaaagtaccgtccccacactgctccctgggcgcccactgctcactaagggtgattggttaaaagcacaggacacatttcgttgtgtgcaccgtgtgctgtgctgcagtgtttcacaatgagaatcactttcactgaatgGTCCTTTTCAATCGagcatttttcctttttcagggATACAACTGGTGTCATGACAGAAATGTTGTCACCATTTTCAGTGCACCAAACTACTGCTATCGCTGTGGTAACCAAGCAGCCATTATGGAACTGGATGATACACTCAAATACTCCTTGTAAGTAAATGAGCAGAATTTTAGGTTATAcgatatttatttactttggcTTATTGTTACAAGTCCACATATTTCATTATACTTTGATCAAGTATAATCACATTTAAGTTTAGAGCAATGAATTCCAACTGATTTTGTTTTCCCCTGTTCCTGCAGCCTTCAGTTTGACCCTGCTCCCCGACGTGGTGAACCTCACGTTACCCGCCGTACCCCTGACTACTTCCTTTAAATGCGCACTGGCCTGATACACAAGTTAAAAGAAGACCTTGAAAGCAAGCAACAAAACCCGACAATGGCttgcatgcatgtgtatattCACACACctattgtgtatatatacacgtgTATTGGATCTGTTACAACATGAAAGCACTAACATGGACCAAAATGTGCCATATAAGCATTTAATGCCGAAATTGCCCTGTGTCTCAGTACTGCAACACAGTGTCCCATTTTAGCCTCTAGTGCAATTGCCTGCTGTATACTATTGATAGTTAAGTTCTCTGTCATTGAACTGTACCTTGCTCTGAACaagaaacatgaaaatgtgataACTTCTCTTCTCCCCCAGTATCACTGGACTATGTCCTTTGAGTTGGCAGTGCCAGGCatgtggagggggggggaaaGACATTTTATACAAATGCACAACAATGCTTACACACCATGTCTGTTTCTCTTTATCTAAACACTATACTATTTGGGAATGAAATTAAAGGAGGTGCTGCCTCCTTTTTGGGAGTGTATGCTTTCATGTATATGGACCCTCACCCCCTTTCCAAACTTAACCAGACTTGCCCTTTTGTCTACTCTTTACCAGTTTTGTTGAGTCTTTTTCTGTGTAAATGTCATAATGTGATTGCCTCTTCTTTGGTGTATTTGATCTAATAAAGTACTTTTAATCGCCAGTTACACCACAATCAGGACTACTGTGTGAAACATTTTGTAATGGCTGTTGTATATTTGTCAAAATGCACAATTATAACCTCAGTGGTTACTTGAGTGGGATAGCCCCTGCACTTACAGTATGTCTTGTACACATATGCACATTAAATGCTGTATCAGTGCTGCTGGTGATTTCTCTAGACCGATAATAATTTTCCCACAGTGGTACCATGGTGACCAATCATCATCATTACCtagcagaaaaacaaaattct contains:
- the ppp2cb gene encoding serine/threonine-protein phosphatase 2A catalytic subunit beta isoform; the protein is MDDKAFTKELDQWVEQLNECKQLTENQVRTLCEKAKEILTKESNVQEVRCPVTVCGDVHGQFHDLMELFRIGGKSPDTNYLFMGDYVDRGYYSVETVTLLVALKVRYPERITILRGNHESRQITQVYGFYDECLRKYGNANVWKYFTDLFDYLPLTALVDGQIFCLHGGLSPSIDTLDHIRALDRLQEVPHEGPMCDLLWSDPDDRGGWGISPRGAGYTFGQDISETFNHANGLTLVSRAHQLVMEGYNWCHDRNVVTIFSAPNYCYRCGNQAAIMELDDTLKYSFLQFDPAPRRGEPHVTRRTPDYFL